In Pseudobacteriovorax antillogorgiicola, a single window of DNA contains:
- a CDS encoding DUF4112 domain-containing protein codes for MAANYQTVYSSRTTLIINSNMQKELDMPESEARSLARILDASVRVPGTQIYFGLDSVLGLVPGIGDLSSGFLSTYIIVRAYQRGVPRSTLTRMILNVMFDTALGTIPIIGDLGDIFWKANTKNIELWRRAKEDHTRGTGDIIFLAALLISILAFSILCAYLTTKVMSYLASQMGFYPGR; via the coding sequence ATGGCAGCAAACTATCAGACAGTATATTCCAGCAGAACAACATTGATCATAAACAGTAATATGCAGAAGGAACTCGATATGCCTGAATCTGAAGCTCGCAGCCTTGCCCGCATCCTAGACGCTAGCGTGAGAGTTCCCGGCACTCAAATATACTTTGGACTCGACTCAGTTTTGGGCCTTGTACCTGGAATCGGGGACTTATCCAGCGGCTTTCTTTCGACTTACATTATTGTTAGGGCTTATCAACGAGGAGTTCCTCGATCGACTCTCACTAGGATGATCTTAAATGTCATGTTCGATACCGCCCTTGGCACCATACCCATTATAGGTGACTTAGGAGATATATTCTGGAAAGCAAACACCAAAAATATTGAGCTTTGGCGTCGTGCCAAGGAGGATCATACTAGAGGAACAGGCGATATTATTTTTCTCGCTGCTCTCCTCATTAGCATTTTGGCATTCAGTATTCTTTGCGCTTATCTGACCACCAAAGTTATGTCCTATCTTGCATCTCAGATGGGTTTCTATCCGGGGCGTTAA
- a CDS encoding transporter substrate-binding domain-containing protein, whose amino-acid sequence MIHLILAFFLLTTCLSTHAAGENKPVLVVGTKVSPPFVVKNENGNWSGLSIDLWKKIARNLDLEYEIREKTLEELVSDLENQNIDIAVAALTMTEKRESRIDFTHPIYSSGYAIAIDKSDQSIILSLFYSVLSLEFLGAVLALLSVLLLAGAGLWLFERKHNTEQFGGGVVKGLGNALWWSAVTMTTVGYGDRTPITFGGRLVAMVWMFASIIIISGFTATIAASLTIDTLSNQIAKLDDLKQHKVATISDSTSEILLKKAGNTKLVYVDSVTQGLQAIQTQDVKAMLYDEPILRFYLEKLNLTQDMTIIPSEELKQQYAFAVRAGDELRERVNREMLTILHGDAWQQTIRQYIPAEQH is encoded by the coding sequence ATGATTCATCTGATTCTAGCCTTCTTTCTACTAACGACATGCCTAAGTACTCATGCGGCTGGAGAAAACAAGCCGGTGCTCGTTGTTGGGACAAAAGTATCCCCACCGTTTGTTGTTAAAAATGAGAATGGCAATTGGTCGGGGCTAAGTATCGACCTTTGGAAAAAAATCGCAAGAAACCTCGATCTGGAATACGAAATTAGAGAAAAAACCTTAGAAGAACTGGTATCAGATCTAGAAAACCAGAATATCGATATCGCCGTCGCCGCCCTTACTATGACTGAGAAAAGGGAAAGCCGTATTGATTTCACTCATCCCATCTATAGCTCTGGATATGCTATTGCAATCGATAAATCTGATCAGTCAATCATCTTGAGTCTTTTCTATAGCGTGCTATCGCTTGAATTCTTGGGAGCAGTCTTAGCCTTACTCTCAGTTTTGTTGCTCGCCGGTGCAGGCCTATGGCTCTTTGAAAGAAAGCACAATACCGAGCAATTCGGTGGAGGGGTGGTAAAAGGCTTAGGTAATGCTCTCTGGTGGTCGGCTGTAACGATGACAACAGTCGGTTATGGCGATCGCACACCTATAACATTTGGCGGCCGACTCGTCGCCATGGTCTGGATGTTTGCCAGCATCATCATCATCAGCGGCTTTACAGCAACTATTGCCGCCAGCTTGACGATTGACACACTTTCAAATCAAATTGCTAAGCTTGACGACCTCAAGCAACATAAGGTGGCTACCATTTCCGACTCAACAAGCGAAATTCTTCTGAAAAAAGCTGGCAATACCAAACTCGTTTATGTTGATAGCGTCACTCAAGGTCTACAGGCCATCCAAACCCAAGATGTCAAGGCCATGCTCTATGACGAGCCCATCTTGCGATTCTATTTAGAAAAACTCAACCTAACTCAAGACATGACAATCATTCCTAGTGAGGAACTAAAACAACAGTATGCGTTTGCCGTAAGAGCAGGCGATGAGCTACGGGAGAGAGTCAATCGTGAAATGCTCACCATCCTCCATGGTGATGCATGGCAGCAAACTATCAGACAGTATATTCCAGCAGAACAACATTGA
- a CDS encoding hybrid sensor histidine kinase/response regulator, with protein MRTSVFNLVSASLGILLAFVLLIGSAIDPENHNALAITFLADLIFLSMFGLNYTKKIPTAVASYITITTLLLTIFSLGYLGRGLQSPVLVAIVGIPILATLLLGWKQGFIFTIGSIGSIVVLYFTRPHDFNQHLYGVRPENWVPIFILSLASTTIAILIFFYAFETTRAKHERKLNELNRKLSETLEDKVRFFSLMSHDLRTPINSIIGYSELIDEDLKSGSYGNIHKDLHSIHQSGKHMLALVNDLLDLTKTQAGQMQFSPSTFDLQEFFQDLNQTCTAIYPDHHNTLRMDINVNGIFYAPQLRLKQLITNLISNAMKFTDHGLVVVTATLSNSHPRMLKCTVQDNGIGISDDEQTKIFDAFKQNNGKLNHMSAGLGLPLVKTMIEAMNGRITVKSELSIGSQFTIELPEFLGAPITLSDSKPTVLLVDDDTDVLDLLSEYLVDDGIYAVQTARSGLDAIDLLKIRDFDIIIIDYQMPDMNGWELLQKIRAQNLSPKAVCIFSTGIPQMVDRAIKDALNLKVLAKPFSYETLKQAIEDVKSMAA; from the coding sequence GGACCTCATCTTCCTTTCAATGTTCGGGCTGAACTACACTAAAAAAATCCCCACAGCAGTGGCATCATACATTACAATTACAACTCTTCTTTTAACCATTTTTAGCCTTGGCTATCTAGGTCGAGGTTTACAATCCCCTGTGCTTGTCGCTATTGTAGGAATACCTATTCTCGCAACTTTGCTTCTAGGCTGGAAACAAGGCTTTATCTTTACCATCGGATCAATTGGATCGATCGTTGTACTCTACTTCACCAGGCCGCACGATTTCAATCAACATCTATACGGCGTCCGACCAGAAAACTGGGTTCCAATCTTTATTCTTTCTTTGGCATCGACGACAATTGCTATACTCATCTTCTTCTACGCTTTTGAAACCACCCGAGCTAAACACGAACGCAAACTCAATGAACTGAATCGCAAACTTTCAGAAACACTAGAAGACAAAGTGAGGTTTTTCTCATTGATGAGTCATGACCTACGAACCCCTATCAACTCCATCATTGGCTACAGCGAGTTGATTGACGAGGATCTCAAGTCTGGTTCATATGGCAATATTCACAAGGATCTTCACTCCATTCATCAATCTGGAAAGCACATGCTTGCCTTGGTAAATGACCTTCTTGACCTTACCAAGACTCAGGCTGGTCAAATGCAATTCTCCCCGAGCACGTTTGACCTCCAAGAGTTTTTTCAGGATTTGAATCAGACATGTACGGCCATATATCCAGATCATCACAATACACTCAGGATGGATATCAACGTCAATGGAATATTCTATGCACCTCAATTAAGACTTAAGCAACTGATTACAAACCTAATCAGTAATGCTATGAAGTTCACTGACCACGGACTTGTAGTAGTAACCGCAACGCTATCCAACTCCCATCCAAGAATGCTCAAATGTACAGTTCAAGATAATGGGATAGGGATCTCTGACGATGAACAGACTAAAATATTCGATGCATTCAAGCAAAACAATGGAAAGCTAAATCATATGAGTGCGGGACTTGGCCTCCCTCTGGTAAAAACCATGATTGAAGCAATGAATGGCAGGATTACAGTAAAGAGTGAACTGAGTATTGGTAGCCAATTCACTATTGAACTTCCTGAGTTCCTGGGAGCTCCGATCACTCTTTCAGATAGTAAGCCCACGGTCTTGCTAGTAGATGACGACACCGACGTCTTAGACCTGCTCAGTGAGTATCTAGTCGATGATGGAATATATGCAGTTCAGACTGCTAGGAGTGGTCTTGATGCCATTGACCTTCTAAAAATCAGAGACTTTGACATTATTATTATCGACTATCAGATGCCAGATATGAATGGTTGGGAGCTTTTACAAAAGATCAGAGCGCAAAATCTCTCCCCAAAAGCTGTTTGTATTTTTTCTACGGGAATTCCTCAGATGGTAGATCGTGCGATAAAAGATGCACTTAACCTAAAAGTCTTAGCAAAACCGTTTTCCTACGAGACCTTGAAGCAAGCAATAGAAGATGTAAAAAGTATGGCAGCTTAA